CCACCAGTACAATGGACGAAAATTGATCGTGAAGGCAATACAAAAGGTGATGATCCAAAGTAACGTCATCGTCTGGTAAAAAAATTCAGTCGCTCGAACTTTTACCATTAGATCTCGATCTCAGCAAGAGAATCTAACTCGTATGTCGGTTTGATCTCTTTTGTGGCTACTTGCTCTTTAGTTGAGACACCTGTATATACAAGGATCGTATCGATCCCACAATTTATCCCAGCTTGGATATCTGTCATATAGTTATCACCGACCATCGCAACTTGTTCTTTAGTCAGACCCATTTTTTGCAATGCCTTATCCATGATGATCGCTTCTGGTTTACCAATATACTTGGCTTTCATTTGCGTAGCACACTCTACCAATGCGATCACCGAACCTGCCCCAGGCACAAGCCCACGTTCATTTGGTAAATTGGTATCTGCATTAGTCCCGATAAACTTCGCTCCACGTTTGATCGCAAGTGTCGCTAATTCAAATTTATGGTAAGTTACATCATAATCTAGACCAACTACGACATAATCTGGAGTCACTTCCTCAAAAGTAAAACCTTTAGCTAATAATGCTTGCTTCAAGCCAAGTTCACCGATCACATAAACCGTCTGTTTCTTAGCAGTCAGATCATGTAAGTAATCCGCCGTTGCCAAAGCTGACGTATAGATATTATCGACTGTCACATGAATATCAAAATTTTTGGCTAAATTAGCAACTACTTTTTCTGGCGTCTGCGTACTATTGTTAGTCACAAATAAAAATGGGATCTCTTTAGCTTGCAAACGTTCAATAAAATCTTTAGCCGCCGGGATCTTTTCCTTTCCCCGATAGATCGTTCCATCTAGATCGATCATATAGCCAGCATACTTTTTCATAAATAAACTACCCCTTATTTTGCTTTTGCCTGATCGTAAAACGACGCTTCTTCGTTTTTACTTGATCGGCAATATATTTTTTGCTTGTATCACGTTGTTTTTTCTGCGGTTCAAAAATTTTTTGTGACGTATATGCCTTTTGTATTTTTGATTTTTTATTTTTTCGACGTTTACGCGTCGGTTTAGAATTTTTAGCTTTATTAGGTGTAACTGGTGTTTGGACATCTAAATTTTTCAAAACAAAATAGGCACAACCAAAATTACAATATTCATATAAATAATCTTGTAAGCGTTCGATCCTTTGAGCGGGTGTTCCTTTTGTACTTTCAGTCGCATAAAAACCGCGTAATCTTAATTGATCATAGCCCCAATCGCCGACAATATAATCATATTTAGTCAAGATCTGACTAAAACGTTCTTTTAACTTTTCAACTTCAAACCCATTGCGGTAATTTTTTTCTAAAACATATGGATGACCATCGATCAAGATCTGGGTCGGACTTTGAACTATGATCTCACTTGCAAATGCTCGGATCGTCTCAGCTTTTTTGGCTAATTGTGCTTCGCGACGTTCTTTTTTTTCACTATTCACTCCTGATCACTATACAAAATTATTGCATAGCCCCTCCTTTCTCTCATTCCTCACTCTTATTAGTATAGCTGATATTTGACTTAAAGGTAACAAAAAAAGAGACCGCTCAGATCTCTTTTTTAAGCAATTAATCATTCATTAGTTTTTGTCGCTTTTTGCGGAAGCGATTAACTGTAAAGAGGATGATAAACCAGATGATAGCGGCTAATAATGCCATCAAAGTTTCTTTTGCAAAGCACATGATCACACAAACAAAGATCAAAAATGCCAAAACTAAATAATCAGACAATGGATATAAAGGCATTTTAAAAGTCACTTCATTTTTAAGGTGTTTTGCTTTTAACTCTTTTCTATATTTTAAATGTGCTAAAACGATCGCACCCCAGATAAATAAAAAGCACGTCGTGGCAACACTTGAAATGAAAGTAAAGAGCGCGGCATTAGGGATCACCAAATTAGCTACAACTGTCAAAGCAATGATCGCCGTAGAAAACTTGATCGCATTTGCTGGCACTTGATGCTTTGAAAGTTGACTCATTTTTTTAGCAAAACGTCCTTTTTCCTTATAGGTCAATGAAAAAACCATCCGTCCTGTATTAAAGATCGAACTGTTGCAGGCAGAAGCAGCCGCCGTTAAAACAACAAAATTGATGATCCCCGCAGCTGCTGGGATCCCAATATTTTCAAAGACTTGGACAAACGGACTTTGCGAGGGGGTGATCGCTTTCCAAGGATAAATGCACATTAAAGCTAACAAAGACCCTACATAAAAAATAATGATCCTTAAAGGGATCTCATTGATCGCTTTTGGGATAACAGTCTTAGGATCTTGCGTTTCTGAAGCAGTTACTCCAATCATTTCGATCCCAATAAACCCAAAAGTGACCATTTGAAATGACATTAAGAAACCACCGAAACCTCTTGGAAAGAGCCCACCATAATCAACTAAATTTTGAACTGAAGCTTGTCCACTAGATGTTTTATAACCGATAGCAACTAAAACGATCCCAATGCCGATCAAAGCAATGATCGCAATAACTTTGATCAGCGCAAACCAAAACTCTGTCTCACCAAATAGAGCAACGGTGATCAAATTCAACCCAAGTAAGATCGCAAGGATCACAAATCCTGGGATCCATTCTGGAAT
This window of the Ligilactobacillus faecis genome carries:
- a CDS encoding TIGR01457 family HAD-type hydrolase; this encodes MKKYAGYMIDLDGTIYRGKEKIPAAKDFIERLQAKEIPFLFVTNNSTQTPEKVVANLAKNFDIHVTVDNIYTSALATADYLHDLTAKKQTVYVIGELGLKQALLAKGFTFEEVTPDYVVVGLDYDVTYHKFELATLAIKRGAKFIGTNADTNLPNERGLVPGAGSVIALVECATQMKAKYIGKPEAIIMDKALQKMGLTKEQVAMVGDNYMTDIQAGINCGIDTILVYTGVSTKEQVATKEIKPTYELDSLAEIEI
- a CDS encoding YutD family protein, coding for MNSEKKERREAQLAKKAETIRAFASEIIVQSPTQILIDGHPYVLEKNYRNGFEVEKLKERFSQILTKYDYIVGDWGYDQLRLRGFYATESTKGTPAQRIERLQDYLYEYCNFGCAYFVLKNLDVQTPVTPNKAKNSKPTRKRRKNKKSKIQKAYTSQKIFEPQKKQRDTSKKYIADQVKTKKRRFTIRQKQNKG
- a CDS encoding amino acid permease, which gives rise to MENEEQYARGLKSRHVQLIALGGTIGTGLFLGSGKSIQLAGPSIVLAYLITGLICFLLMRAMGELLLSDLKTHSFIDFIARYLGKDVGFVTGWTYWICWITIAMADVTASGMYIHYWFPNIPEWIPGFVILAILLGLNLITVALFGETEFWFALIKVIAIIALIGIGIVLVAIGYKTSSGQASVQNLVDYGGLFPRGFGGFLMSFQMVTFGFIGIEMIGVTASETQDPKTVIPKAINEIPLRIIIFYVGSLLALMCIYPWKAITPSQSPFVQVFENIGIPAAAGIINFVVLTAAASACNSSIFNTGRMVFSLTYKEKGRFAKKMSQLSKHQVPANAIKFSTAIIALTVVANLVIPNAALFTFISSVATTCFLFIWGAIVLAHLKYRKELKAKHLKNEVTFKMPLYPLSDYLVLAFLIFVCVIMCFAKETLMALLAAIIWFIILFTVNRFRKKRQKLMND